DNA from Frateuria edaphi:
AAGGCCTGCCCGACGCGACCATCGTCGAATGGCACGTGAAAGTCGGCGACACGATCAAGCTCGACGCGCCGCTGGCCTCGATGGAAACCGCCAAGGCGGTAGTCGAGGTGCCCTCGCCCTACACCGGCAAGGTGACCAAGCTGTACGGCGCCGCTGGCGACGTGATCGAGACCGGTGCGGCACTGGCCGACTTCGAACCCGACCCCAACGCCAAGCAGCGCGCCGAGGCCGAGGCCACCGGCCACCACCACGGCCCGAAGAAGAGCGTGGGCAGCCCCGCGCCGGACGACGGCCACAAGGTGGTTGCCTCGGACGAAGGCGGCGAAGTGGAAACCAACGGCAAGGACCGCGAAGACGAAGGCACCGTGGTCGGCGCCATGGTCAGCGGCAACACCGTGCACGTCGAACAGGCCGCCAGCATCGGCGGCGTCAAGGCAGTGCCTGCCGTGCGCGCGCTTGCGAAGAAGTTGAAAGTCGACCTGGCCAAGGTGCGCCCGACCGGCGCCGACGGCGTGGTGACCATGAAGGACGTCAAGGACGCCGCCGCCAATGGCAGTGCCCCGCTCGGTGCGGCCCCGGCGCGTGCCGTGCCCGCGTCGGCCGGCCGCCACCTGGCGCCCGAGCTGCCCGAGCCCGGCCCGGCGCCGCAGCGCGGCCCGGTCTCGCTCGCCGGCAAGCCCGTGCGCACCGCGCCCCCGTCGCAGCCGGCCACCGGCCAGCCCGAACAGTTGAAGGGCGTGCGCCGCAACATGGCCCGCGTGATGGCCGAAGCCCACGCCCAGGTCGTGCCGACCACGCTGGTGGACGATGCCGACCTGCACGCCTGGATCGGCAAGCAGGACATCACCGCGCGCCTGATCCGCGCCATCGTGGCCGCCTGCAAGGCGGTGCCGGCGCTCAACGCCTGGTTCGACGGCAAGAACCTCACCCGCACGATGCATCGCCACGTCGACATCGGCATCGCGGTCGACACCGACGACGGCCTGTTCGTGCCAGCCTTGCGCAATGCCGACGTGCTCGACGGCGCCGGCGTGCGTGCCGCGATCAAGCGCCTGCGCTCGCAGGTCGAGGACCGCACGATCCCGTCGTCGGAACTGTCCGGCTACACCATCAGCCTGTCCAACTTCGGCATGTTCGCCGGCCGCTACGCCACCCCGGTGGTGGTGCCGCCGTGCGTGGCGATCATCGGCGCCGGCAAGCTCAGCCACGACGTGGTGGCGGTCATGGGCGGCATCGAAGTGCACCGCCGGATGCCGATCAGCCTGACCTTCGATCACCGCGCCGCCACCGGTGGCGAAGCGGCGCGCTTCCTCAAGGCGTTGCTGGACGACCTGGCGCTGCCGCAGTAAGGAAGCGCCCTTTCTCCCGCCCTGCGGGAGCGAAGGTCGCGCGGACGGATGGGCGCCAACGCCTGTCCACCGGAAACGGAGCGCCCCGGCGCTCCGTTTTCTTTTCACGCCCTCGAGCGCACGCTTGGCTTTCAGTCCAACGGAGGCCTTCCATGCACCACAGCCGCCTCAGCACCATCGTGCTCGACTGCCAGCTCGACGACCTGGAACCGGCCATCCGCTTCTGGAGCGCCGCCCTTGGCAAGCCCGTCGAAGATGCCGACCAGGATGGCGACGGGCGTTACGCGGCGCTCGCTACCGCCGATGACGAGCCGATCGTCCTGCTGCAGAAGGTTTCGCACGAAAGCCGCGTGCACCTGGACATCGAGACCGACGATCTCGACGCGGAAGTGGCGCGTCTGGAAGCACTCGGGGCACGCCCCGTCGCCTTCGTCCGCGAACGCTGGTGGGTGATGCAGGCGCCGACCGGCCACCGCTTCTGCGTGGTGCAGAAGCAACGCGAGCGCTTCGGCCCGCACCTCAATCGCTGGGAGTGAAGCCGGGAGCGCGATAGCACCCTGCAGCAGCGACCAGTGCGCGACCGCCATGCATCACGGCCGCGCCCAGATGCGCTCCTGAGGACAGAAAGCCGCGAACGCGGTCGCCGGAAGCTCAGTAGTCGCGCACGTCCAGCGCGATCAGGCTGCGTACGTCGTAGGCCTGCGCGCTTTCCGGCCAGGCCAACTCCGCCAGCGCGCGGTCACCGGCGGACCACGGCGTGTTATCGAGCAGTACCTCCGTGGCCAGCGTGCCGTCGGCGGTACGGCGCAGGAACAGGCGGATCCAGTGCAGGCGCGGGGCGAGCGACTCGTTCTTCAATGCATCGGCCACGTTGGCCAGGATGCCCGCCGGCACGGCGATGTCCGCGCCCTCCACCGCAAAGCGGCCGATGAAGACGTCCCATTGGCGCAGGCCAAGCTCCCACTGCGCCAGGTCCAGCCTGCGCTCGTCGGTGACGTACCAGCAGGCGGCCAGCAACACCGGCAGATCACTGCGTGCGAAGCGATCCAGCGCATCGCGCCAGCCGGCCTCGCCCTGCCCGTCGCCGGCGTAGCTGAGCTCGAGCTGGCGCTCCTCGTCCAGCACCAGGTCGAGGTCCAGCCGGCCGGGCCCGCCCGGCGTGGACGCGTCCTGCCACTGCGCGCGCAGTGCGGGATAGTCGCCATCGGTCAGCAGCCAGTCCTCGTCCGGTTCGAGTTCCACCTCGTGCCGTTCGAACAGGCGGGCCAGCTGGGCCTTGAGCTTTTCGGAAGTCATCGCACGCTCACCGGCGCACCGGGCGCCAAAGTAGATATCGGAGCAGCATCGCCAGCGCCAGCACGCCCACGCAGGCGCCGTAGCCGAGCAGGGCCGGCAGCACCTGCTGCCAGATCGCGCCACTCGCGCGGCCGAACGCGTCGACCTGCGGAGGCGGCGCGGCCTCGAAGCCCCAGCCGGCGCTCAACACCGCCGCCGCGGTCGCGAGCAGCAGCGCGAGCCAGTCGAACGCGCGGCGCGCGGCAGTGCGCGGCAGGCTCCTGGGATAAGTGAAATAGGCCCAAGCCAGTACCAGCAGCCAGGGCGCGAGCAGCAGCAGCGCGAGGTAGCGAAGCATCGGTGGTCCCTCAGGCGGCGCCGGCGAGCTGGTCGAGCGCCTCGCGCAGCCGGCCGAGCGCCTGGTCGCGCGTCGCTTCGTCGGCGAACGCGGGCGTGCTGCCCACCTCGCTGCCATCGAGCTCGAGCACGCCGCCCGCGGGCGTGGCGCGCAGCGTGACCGCTCCACCACCCTGCCTGAGCTGCTTTTGCGCCACGCCGGCGGCCTTGGGGTCGTCGAAGGCGCGCGAGAGCAACAATTCCTCGCCATCGCCGGCGAACAGCCGGAAGCGGAACCGCCCTTCCTCGTCGCGGAAGCTGGCCAGGCGCGGGGGCTTGTCCCCGCGCGGCTTGGCCGCCTCCGCGGCGCCGGACGCCACGACGTGGCTGCCCAGGCCGACCGCATCGCGCAGCCGCGCCATCTTCGGCGTGGCGATGGCGCGCGCCTTGCGGGCGCCTTCCTGCAGGATTGCCTCGATGTGCGCAGGCTGGGCGATCAATGCGTCGTAGCGCTCGCGCATCGGCGCGATCTGGCCTTCCAGCAGGTCGAACAGCGCCTGCTTGGCCTCGCCCCAGGCCAGCCCCGATTCCAGCGCACCGCGAAACGCGGCAGTGTCGGCATCGCTGGCGAACGCGCGGAAGAGCGTGTACAGCGAGGAGCTTTCCGGATCCTTCGGCTCGCCCGGCAGGCGCGAGTCGGTGACGATGCGCATCACCGCCTCGCGCAGCGCCTTGGCGCCGCCGGCGAACAACGGGATGGTGTTGTCGTAGCTCTTGGACATCTTGCGGCCGTCCAAACCCGGCAGCGTCGCGACCTGCTCCTCGATCTGCACCTCCGGCAGCACGAAGAAGTCCTGGCCGTAGATGTGGTTGAAGCGCTGCGCGATGTCGCGCGCCATCTCCAGGTGCTGGATCTGGTCACGGCCGACCGGCACCTTGTGCGCGTCGAAGGCGAGGATGTCGGCGGCCATCAGCACCGGATACATGTACAGGCCCGCATTTACGCCGGCATCCGGATCCTCGCCGGTCTCCACGTTGCGGTCGACCGCCGCCTTGTAGGCGTGCGCGCGATTGAGCAGTCCTTTGGCGGTGACACAGGTCAACAGCCAGGTGAGCTC
Protein-coding regions in this window:
- a CDS encoding dihydrolipoamide acetyltransferase family protein, with the translated sequence MADIKTFYLPDLGEGLPDATIVEWHVKVGDTIKLDAPLASMETAKAVVEVPSPYTGKVTKLYGAAGDVIETGAALADFEPDPNAKQRAEAEATGHHHGPKKSVGSPAPDDGHKVVASDEGGEVETNGKDREDEGTVVGAMVSGNTVHVEQAASIGGVKAVPAVRALAKKLKVDLAKVRPTGADGVVTMKDVKDAAANGSAPLGAAPARAVPASAGRHLAPELPEPGPAPQRGPVSLAGKPVRTAPPSQPATGQPEQLKGVRRNMARVMAEAHAQVVPTTLVDDADLHAWIGKQDITARLIRAIVAACKAVPALNAWFDGKNLTRTMHRHVDIGIAVDTDDGLFVPALRNADVLDGAGVRAAIKRLRSQVEDRTIPSSELSGYTISLSNFGMFAGRYATPVVVPPCVAIIGAGKLSHDVVAVMGGIEVHRRMPISLTFDHRAATGGEAARFLKALLDDLALPQ
- a CDS encoding VOC family protein, with amino-acid sequence MHHSRLSTIVLDCQLDDLEPAIRFWSAALGKPVEDADQDGDGRYAALATADDEPIVLLQKVSHESRVHLDIETDDLDAEVARLEALGARPVAFVRERWWVMQAPTGHRFCVVQKQRERFGPHLNRWE
- a CDS encoding DUF6348 family protein, with translation MTSEKLKAQLARLFERHEVELEPDEDWLLTDGDYPALRAQWQDASTPGGPGRLDLDLVLDEERQLELSYAGDGQGEAGWRDALDRFARSDLPVLLAACWYVTDERRLDLAQWELGLRQWDVFIGRFAVEGADIAVPAGILANVADALKNESLAPRLHWIRLFLRRTADGTLATEVLLDNTPWSAGDRALAELAWPESAQAYDVRSLIALDVRDY
- a CDS encoding tryptophan--tRNA ligase, which produces MNRTRVLTGITTTGTPHLGNYAGAIRPAIAASRRDDVDAFFFMADYHALIKSDDPARIARSRLEIAASWLACGLDPERVTFYRQSDIPEIPELTWLLTCVTAKGLLNRAHAYKAAVDRNVETGEDPDAGVNAGLYMYPVLMAADILAFDAHKVPVGRDQIQHLEMARDIAQRFNHIYGQDFFVLPEVQIEEQVATLPGLDGRKMSKSYDNTIPLFAGGAKALREAVMRIVTDSRLPGEPKDPESSSLYTLFRAFASDADTAAFRGALESGLAWGEAKQALFDLLEGQIAPMRERYDALIAQPAHIEAILQEGARKARAIATPKMARLRDAVGLGSHVVASGAAEAAKPRGDKPPRLASFRDEEGRFRFRLFAGDGEELLLSRAFDDPKAAGVAQKQLRQGGGAVTLRATPAGGVLELDGSEVGSTPAFADEATRDQALGRLREALDQLAGAA